In one window of Arachis ipaensis cultivar K30076 chromosome B06, Araip1.1, whole genome shotgun sequence DNA:
- the LOC107605011 gene encoding zinc finger protein 511 (The sequence of the model RefSeq protein was modified relative to this genomic sequence to represent the inferred CDS: added 44 bases not found in genome assembly) has protein sequence MAMEVDPNLELTSFSFWKPLRRRFNPDSPFFASGNLQRELLAKQVALELTEENEQLEDCIQDGREVFCPIVGCGTRLTSIEDFENHYNARHTASCSVCSRVYPTSRLLSIHLSEVHDSFFQAKLARGYDVYECLVEGCGLKFKTYSSRQQHLVDKHKFPTSFDFFKKSRPSKKQRLKSQRKQSVQKEDASETMEVENAAIDDLTSAVSRMSTSDSTPSSISFGRRNKGLTFAPRVVQQKTQQRDN, from the exons ATGGCCATGGAGGTTGACCCTAATCTTGAGTTAACATCCTTCTCCTTCTGGAAACCCCTTCGTCGTAGGTTCAACCCTGACTCTCCTTTCTTCGCTTCTGGCAACCTCCAACGTGAACTGCTAGCCAAACAg GTTGCGTTGGAATTAACGGAAGAGAATGAACAACTTGAGGATTGCATCCAAGATGGAAG CAATCGAGGATTTTGAAAATCACTATAATGCAAGGCATACTGCATCCTGTTCAGTTTGCTCCAGAGTCTACCCAACTTCTCGTCTGCTCAGCATACACTTATCTGAAGTTCATGATTCTTTCTTCCAGGCGAAACTTGCACGCGGCTATGATGTG TATGAATGCTTAGTGGAAGGCTGTGGTTTGAAATTCAAAACCTACAGTAGCAGGCAGCAGCATCTGGTTGACAAGCACAAATTCCCAACCTCATTCGATTTTTTCAAGAAGTCTCGACCATCAAAGAAACAGAGGTTAAAGTCTCAGCGCAAGCAATCTGTTCAGAAGGAGGATGCATCAGAAACAATGGAAGTCGAAAATGCAGCCATAGATGACCTCACTTCAGCAGTCTCTAGAATGAGCACTTCTGACTCTACTCCTTCCTCTATCAGCTTTGGTCGCCGCAACAAAGGGTTGACCTTTGCTCCTCGAGTTGTTCAGCAAAAAACCCAGCAAAGAGATAATTAG
- the LOC107647414 gene encoding probable methyltransferase At1g27930 — protein MWDALNPRGNTLFIEENPRWTLSAMKRFPILNIHTVRYSTRISEADTLLSTYKAQCMGNQLTLKGNQHCPLALSRLPEEAYDRDWDMIMIDAPRGTEDPSPGKMAVIYSVAVMARERKRPGVTHVFLHDVDGRVEQQYAQEFLCMKYRVSVVNKLWHFVIPPSFSSDDTTAGFC, from the coding sequence ATGTGGGACGCTTTAAATCCACGTGGCAACACGCTATTCATCGAGGAGAATCCAAGGTGGACTCTCTCGGCGATGAAGCGATTTCCAATCCTAAACATCCACACGGTGCGTTACTCCACGCGCATCTCCGAAGCAGACACGCTCTTGTCCACGTACAAGGCGCAATGCATGGGGAATCAGCTAACGCTCAAGGGCAACCAGCATTGTCCGCTTGCCCTGAGCCGGTTGCCGGAAGAGGCGTACGATCGTGATTGGGATATGATCATGATCGACGCGCCTAGAGGGACAGAGGATCCGTCGCCGGGGAAGATGGCGGTGATATATTCGGTGGCGGTGATGGCGCGTGAGAGGAAGAGGCCGGGCGTGACGCACGTGTTCCTCCATGACGTGGATGGGAGGGTTGAGCAGCAATACGCGCAGGAGTTTCTGTGCATGAAATACAGAGTTAGCGTTGTTAATAAGCTTTGGCACTTTGTTATCCCACCTTCTTTTAGTTCTGATGATACTACTGCTGGATTCTGCTAA
- the LOC110263522 gene encoding uncharacterized protein LOC110263522 yields the protein MRGGFVRGGHSRSHEPRKFTRKENDQVQPNVKKVRTESDGCEFIGEELLVPREEDWMVGEQEGAPATNRPQRLFVDAVKGGRRPSAAMEAEDQTQESDDVEMNSEKEHSERSKTQGQSSKNVEKDTPEIRVEKTDGICNVVINEAALKQLRHPWWDTLIVKLLGRKISLAVLTRRLEAMWGKQGSIEVIDLGNDFFIVKFYSQEDLDFALTGGPWRIFDHYLTISFWKPNFNPMEASIEYTAAWVRLPGLAIEYYETSMLERIGNIIGRTIKVDSNTADICRGKFARLCVELDLTAPLVSHYAINGVKYVVEYEGIHNICFSCGMVGHEKTNCPKKVQTQKAPESNNGGTEKNQGSRSDKGEGGKIGNNCVNEGKKVSERNEDESYGPWMVVQRTTRGKKTDRNAEAASSGGNGARDNQNVQVSGSTRFDALQMIEKENSNDERIAANHHSKRNPMPNKTIIQSPLETANPKNKQPNPRPNLDNHTKAPTLAFQQEITSGPSSSKPQKTDKDKNKGISTESSNVSPTVNPSCEPNSMNPTTTNTNRLPLVPNNQSNNVISQPPSPSDSSRTMNNMAPNICSQETVIPETLPMDEDVEAVENPEPEPPDFSSLEPELMMEAARKYEECCQKGCTGEDDIMQLEGEHICGANMEAGLPGEGGMLEPMV from the coding sequence ATGAGGGGCGGCTTTGTCCGTGGAGGACACTCACGGTCCCATGAACCTAGAAAATTCACTCGGAAAGAAAATGATCAAGTGCAACCGAACGTTAAGAAAGTCAGAACAGAGAGTGACGGATGTGAGTTCATAGGGGAAGAGCTGTTGGTTCCCAGGGAGGAAGATTGGATGGTGGGAGAGCAGGAGGGAGCACCAGCAACCAACCGTCCTCAGCGCTTGTTTGTTGATGCAGTCAAAGGAGGTAGAAGGCCATCGGCAGCAATGGAAGCAGAGGACCAAACCCAAGAATCTGATGATGTGGAAATGAATTCAGAAAAGGAGCACTCTGAAAGAAGCAAGACACAAGGCCAGAGTTCTAAGAACGTTGAGAAAGACACTCCTGAGATAAGAGTAGAGAAAACTGATGGAATCTGCAATGTAGTGATCAATGAAGCGGCCTTGAAACAGTTAAGACACCCATGGTGGGATACACTGATAGTGAAGTTGTTGGGTCGAAAAATCTCTTTGGCAGTGTTAACCAGGCGACTGGAGGCCATGTGGGGAAAACAAGGCAGTATAGAAGTTATTGATCTTGGAAATGACTTTTTCATTGTGAAGTTTTACTCCCAAGAAGATCTCGATTTTGCGCTAACAGGAGGCCCATGGAGAATCTTTGATCACTATCTCACGATTAGTTTTTGGAAGCCAAATTTCAATCCAATGGAAGCATCTATTGAATACACAGCAGCATGGGTGAGACTTCCAGGATTAGCGATTGAATATTACGAGACGAGTATGCTAGAGAGAATTGGTAACATTATAGGAAGAACTATAAAAGTAGATTCTAACACTGCTGATATATGCAGAGGAAAATTTGCCAGGCTGTGTGTGGAATTAGATCTCACAGCCCCCCTGGTTTCACATTATGCCATTAATGGGGTGAAGTATGTAGTGGAATATGAAGGCATACATAATATTTGCTTTTCTTGTGGAATGGTAGGGCATGAGAAGACCAACTGTCCCAAGAAAGTCCAAACCCAGAAAGCCCCAGAAAGCAATAATGGTGGAACTGAGAAAAATCAGGGTAGCCGAAGTGACAAGGGGGAAGGGGGTAAAATTGGAAATAATTGTGTGAATGAGGGCAAAAAAGTCTCAGAAAGAAATGAGGATGAATCCTACGGCCCGTGGATGGTCGTTCAGAGGACAACGCGTGGAAAGAAAACTGACAGGAATGCAGAGGCAGCAAGTAGTGGAGGAAATGGAGCGAGAGACAATCAGAACGTACAGGTTAGTGGGAGTACGAGGTTTGATGCTTTGCAAATGATAGAAAAGGAGAATTCAAATGATGAGAGAATAGCTGCCAATCATCACAGTAAGAGGAACCCCATGCCTAATAAGACAATTATCCAGTCCCCATTAGAGACAGCTAACCCGAAAAACAAACAGCCCAACCCAAGGCCCAATTTGGATAATCACACTAAAGCCCCAACTCTAGCTTTCCAACAAGAGATCACATCTGGCCCATCTTCTAGTAAGCCACAAAAGACCGATAAGGATAAGAATAAAGGAATATCAACTGAGTCCTCTAATGTTTCCCCAACTGTTAACCCAAGCTGTGAACCCAACTCTATGAATCCCACTACTACCAACACAAACAGACTACCCCTTGTTCCCAATAACCAGAGCAACAACGTCATCTCACAACCCCCATCCCCTTCTGATTCCTCTCGCACCATGAACAACATGGCCCCCAACATATGCTCCCAAGAAACAGTGATACCTGAAACTTTACCAATGGATGAGGATGTGGAGGCCGTGGAGAATCCTGAGCCAGAGCCACCAGATTTTAGCTCCTTAGAACCAGAGCTTATGATGGAGGCAGCCAGAAAGTATGAAGAATGTTGCCAAAAAGGATGTACTGGAGAAGACGACATAATGCAATTGGAAGGAGAGCATATCTGTGGAGCAAATATGGAAGCAGGACTCCCCGGAGAGGGGGGGATGTTGGAGCCCATGGTTTAA
- the LOC110263523 gene encoding uncharacterized protein LOC110263523, producing the protein MTNAKDEEVAWSEILYDVDQLLDLVRGLWGNSTRRREVEDADEGARRGAELLGDYYLVFREWHEGGLSVFRTSSGVFGFEKGPMEEEQEDDGDGDEGAGKDGKDVRVAGIWVSLPGVPSVVRSGVIDLEWMCRGERFMEMMKYDVVLIQV; encoded by the exons ATGACCAACGCCAAAGATGAGGAAGTTGCATGGAGTGAGATATTGTATGACGTCGACCAGCTTTTGGATCTCGTTAGGGGATTGTGGGGGAATAGTACGCGCCGTCGCGAAGTGGAGGATGCTGACGAGGGGGCTCGCCGTGGAGCTGAACTCCTCGGCGATTATTACCTCGTTTTTCGTGAGTGGCACGAAGGTGGGCTCTCGGTTTTCAGGACAAGTAGTGGTGTTTTTGGATTTGAGAAGGGTCCGATGGAAGAAGAACAGGAGGACGATGGCGACGGCGACGAAGGCGCAGGCAAGGATGGGAAGGACGTGCGGGTTGCCGGAATTTGGGTATCTCTTCCTGGCGTCCCTTCTGTTGTAAG GTCTGGTGTGATTGATCTTGAATGGATGTGTCGTGGAGAAAGGTTCATGGAGATGATGAAGTACGATGTTGTACTTATTCAAGTTTGA
- the LOC107605009 gene encoding uncharacterized protein LOC107605009: MIFMSWNCRGAASKAFSRTLRELTKVYKPDLVILMETRCSGDNAKKAIRSFGFDFYHIEEAQGYSGGIWIMWKDPNLDIRVVQSRMQFVHMTMKNGSNESWALTAVYASPQESRRKELWAELKTISVTLTGGWLVVGDFNDIAHPTEKKGGSRVDMGACKRFKSWIESCSLIDLGAVGARFTWRGPLWENLDRVFKRLDQALSNIDWGLMFPEARVDVLARRNSDHHPLLINTKPQANTRIEKPFRYEAMWSMHPGHKEFIKQAWESNQPLTTALNGTTRHLIKWNKDVFGHVGRQKRRLINRIEGIQRASSYGKNPFLEKLEAKLNEELEDILDKEEVLWMQKSRDLWVVDGDRNTRYYHTRTVIRRRRNKILKLKDQQGDWIEKDEDLKRHAIDFFKCLYEEENETGGGLVTQSQYPPLEPSIKEQIYKKPEKNEVKYAIFNIGSLKAPGPDGYPALFFKENWDIVKQNVFDYIQTVWLNPDTIRDNNATLITLIPKVKQPDSITLFRPISLCNVTYKCVSKIIVERLKPTLKDRISPYHSSYVPGRKIHDNILIAKEMTHIMKKMKGRRGFMAIKFDFEKAYDRVRWSFLKECLDGFDVGAQLTNLIMECVSSVSYNLLWNGGKTESFRPTRGIRQGDPISPYLFVIVMDKLSHLIEDLVASESWKPISVGRQGPKISHLLFADDLLVFAEANEEQIQVVMNCMKTFCEASGLKISILKTSVVFSSNVKKGEKEAICKKCNYQEKSCLGRYLGAMLTNHRRGKDKFKNVVERMQSKLKGWKMNCLSLAGRITLTKSVLSPMTNFEMQHSKLPKGLCNELERMQRSFIWGEGPDQKKIYHLNWNTLCQPKLQGGLGMRKIQTMNDAFLLKSVWRFIKEPEALWSQVLIHKYKEGPCLQSKPTDSPFWKDITKLWPTLKEYCSVAIGDGSTTSFWNDVWVQNEGYLSSKALTPIPEEQKNWKVVEYTNGRGEWDLENLVALLPTEVLNKIRSIPPPKDSQGEDRIRWNHTANGDFTVALAYRILINHSSMETKRIWKVIWRWKGPERIRVFMWQAAHGRLLTASRKSRMMRTDPNCHRCHRILETGLHALRDCPYAASIWVELVQPSAIAVFFGMNLAEWLDFNLSNQIGKSSNHNWIDEFFVACWRIWKWRNQDLFSQQQATRPRNAVTIIRDSVSNYKEAVKKKLIKGESENIQNRRQAWEPPPRGWVKLNTDGSVKEEAKKAGCGGLLRTQQGEWIGGFTANLGYCQITQAEMWAVLYGLQMAWNLGMRRVIVEMDAIEVLKEINTHQSTKTIDPILREIEEYKERSWEIKFQYANRETNQCADWLGKISTNHQYGFNFIDNPPADIKHLLQIDAAEIQTSCSLINL, encoded by the coding sequence ATGATTTTTATGTCGTGGAATTGTAGAGGAGCGGCTAGCAAGGCCTTTAGTCGCACTCTTAGAGAATTAACCAAGGTGTATAAACCTGATTTAGTTATTCttatggagactagatgtagtgGTGATAATGCAAAAAAGGCTATCAGAAGTTTTGGGTTTGATTTTTATCATATAGAAGAGGCTCAGGGATACAGCGGAGGTATTTGGATTATGTGGAAAGATCCAAATTTGGACATAAGAGTTGTCCAATCCAGAATGCAATTTGTTCACATGACTATGAAAAATGGCTCTAATGAATCTTGGGCTCTAACGGCTGTGTATGCTAGCCCCCAAGAATCAAGGAGAAAGGAGTTATGGGCAGAGTTGAAGACTATAAGTGTCACCTTAACTGGAGGGTGGCTGGTAGTGGGAGATTTTAATGATATTGCTCACCCAACAGAGAAGAAAGGAGGTAGTAGAGTTGACATGGGTGCTTGTAAGAGATTTAAGAGTTGGATAGAAAGTTGTTCGCTCATTGATTTGGGGGCAGTAGGAGCCAGATTCACTTGGAGAGGTCCCCTGTGGGAGAACCTCGACAGAGTATTCAAAAGACTCGATCAAGCACTCTCTAATATTGACTGGGGTTTGATGTTCCCGGAAGCCAGAGTTGATGTGTTGGCCAGAAGAAATTCTGATCATCACCCGTTGCTGATCAATACAAAGCCTCAAGCTAATACGAGAATAGAAAAGCCTTTTCGCTATGAAGCCATGTGGAGTATGCACCCTGGACATAAGGAATTCATCAAACAGGCTTGGGAAAGCAACCAACCACTGACAACAGCGCTTAACGGGACAACGAGGCATCTGATAAAGTGGAACAAAGATGTGTTTGGACATGTTGGAAGGCAGAAGAGAAGACTTATTAACAGGATTGAAGGCATACAAAGAGCTTCCAGCTATGGGAAAAATCCATTCTTAGAAAAACTAGAGGCGAAGTTAAATGAAGAATTAGAAGACATTTTAGACAAGGAAGAAGTTTTATGGATGCAGAAGTCTAGAGATCTTTGGGTGGTGGATGGAGACCGCAATACCCGATACTACCACACTAGAACAGTGattagaagaagaaggaataagaTCTTGAAGTTGAAAGACCAACAAGGAGATTGGATCGAAAAAGATGAAGATTTGAAAAGACATGCCATTGATTTCTTCAAATGCTTATATGAGGAAGAGAATGAAACTGGTGGTGGCCTTGTGACTCAAAGCCAATATCCACCTTTGGAACCTAGCATCAAAGAGCAGATTTACAAAAAACCAGAGAAGAATGAAGTGAAATATGCAATTTTTAATATTGGTTCGCTGAAAGCGCCAGGACCGGACGGATATCCAGCCCTCTTCTTCAAAGAAAACTGGGATATTGTTAAGCAAAATGTTTTTGATTATATCCAAACTGTGTGGTTGAACCCAGACACAATAAGAGACAACAATGCAACCCTCATAACCCTTATCCCGAAAGTGAAACAGCCGGACTCAATCACCCTTTTTCGTCCCATTTCATTGTGCAATGTGACTTACAAGTGTGTATCGAAGATAATAGTAGAAAGGCTCAAACCGACCTTGAAGGATAGAATTTCTCCGTATCATTCAAGCTATGTTCCAGGGAGAAAAATCCATGATAACATATTGATTGCTAAAGAGATGACACACATTATGAAAAAGATGAAGGGGAGACGAGGATTCATGGCTATAAAATTTGATTTCGAGAAGGCCTACGATAGAGTTCGCTGGAGTTTCTTGAAGGAATGTCTAGACGGTTTCGATGTGGGAGCTCAATTAACAAATCTCATCATGGAATGTGTCTCTTCAGTGTCCTATAACTTGCTGTGGAATGGTGGGAAGACTGAGAGTTTCAGACCGACAAGGGGAATCAGACAAGGAGACCCCATCTCGCCTTACCTCTTTGTTATTGTCATGGATAAGCTCTCTCACTTGATTGAAGACCTTGTGGCTAGCGAGTCTTGGAAACCTATAAGTGTCGGAAGACAAGGACCGAAGATCTCCCACTTGCTCTTCGCAGATGACTTACTAGTGTTTGCGGAAGCAAACGAAGAACAGATACAGGTTGTGATGAATTGCATGAAGACCTTCTGTGAAGCATCAGGCTTAAAGATTAGTATTTTAAAAACATCGGTGGTGTTTTCATCAAATgtcaaaaagggagaaaaagaagCAATTTGTAAAAAATGCAACTATCAGGAAAAATCATGTCTGGGTCGATACTTGGGAGCAATGCTAACAAATCACAGGAGAGGCAAGGACAAATTCAAAAATGTTGTAGAAAGGATGCAGAGTAAGTTGAAGGGCTGGAAAATGAATTGTTTGTCATTGGCGGGCAGGATTACTTTGACAAAATCGGTTCTTAGTCCGATGACCAATTTTGAAATGCAACATTCAAAACTGCCAAAAGGTCTTTGCAATGAATTAGAGAGAATGCAGAGAAGCTTTATTTGGGGAGAAGGGCCAGACCAGAAAAAGATTTATCATCTCAATTGGAACACCTTATGCCAACCGAAGCTACAAGGAGGTTTAGGAATGAGGAAGATCCAAACTATGAATGATGCTTTTTTGTTGAAATCAGTTTGGAGATTTATAAAAGAGCCTGAAGCGTTGTGGTCACAGGTGCTTATACACAAGTATAAGGAGGGTCCTTGCTTACAAAGCAAACCCACTGATTCTCCTTTTTGGAAAGACATTACAAAATTATGGCCTACTTTAAAAGAATACTGCTCAGTTGCTATTGGAGATGGCTCTACTACCTCCTTCTGGAATGATGTTTGGGTACAAAATGAAGGATACCTCAGCAGCAAAGCTCTCACACCCATTCCAGAGGAGCAAAAGAATTGGAAGGTAGTTGAATACACAAATGGCAGAGGCGAATGGGATTTAGAGAATCTCGTGGCTCTACTTCCCACAGAAGTCCTAAACAAAATTAGATCAATACCTCCACCAAAGGACAGTCAAGGTGAAGATAGAATAAGATGGAACCACACGGCAAATGGAGATTTCACAGTAGCTTTGGCCTACAGAATATTAATAAATCACTCATCCATGGAGACTAAAAGGATATGGAAAGTCATATGGAGGTGGAAAGGACCAGAGAGGATCAGAGTGTTTATGTGGCAAGCAGCACATGGAAGGCTCCTAACAGCAAGTAGAAAATCCCGCATGATGAGAACAGACCCAAACTGTCATAGATGTCATCGAATACTTGAGACTGGGTTACATGCTCTAAGAGATTGTCCATATGCAGCATCAATTTGGGTCGAGTTGGTTCAACCTAGTGCAATTGCAGTTTTCTTTGGAATGAATCTGGCTGAATGGTTAGACTTTAACCTCTCAAATCAGATCGGAAAATCATCAAATCACAACTGGATAGATGAATTCTTTGTAGCGTGTTGGAGAATATGGAAGTGGAGAAATCAAGACCTCTTCTCACAACAACAAGCTACAAGGCCAAGGAATGCGGTAACAATCATTAGGGACTCAGTGAGCAATTATAAAGAAGCAGTTAAGAAGAAGCTAATTAAAGGGGAATCTGAGAATATTCAAAACCGCCGGCAAGCCTGGGAACCACCACCCAGGGGTTGGGTGAAATTAAATACCGATGGATCAGTCAAAGAAGAAGCAAAGAAAGCGGGTTGCGGGGGACTTTTGAGAACGCAACAAGGGGAGTGGATTGGGGGTTTCACTGCAAACTTGGGATACTGCCAGATAACACAAGCAGAAATGTGGGCAGTTCTATATGGATTACAAATGGCATGGAATTTAGGAATGAGAAGGGTGATTGTGGAGATGGATGCCATAGAAGTTTTAAAAGAAATCAACACACACCAATCAACTAAAACAATAGATCCAATTCTAAGGGAAATAGAAGAGTACAAAGAACGTTCTTGGGAAATTAAGTTCCAGTATGCAAACAGAGAAACTAACCAATGTGCAGATTGGCTTGGAAAAATCAGCACTAACCATCAATATGGATTCAATTTCATTGATAATCCACCGGCGGACATAAAGCACTTGCTGCAAATAGATGCTGCAGAGATACAAACTTCTTGTAGTTTGATAAATTTGTAA